Proteins co-encoded in one Flavobacterium sp. M31R6 genomic window:
- a CDS encoding cyanophycinase — protein MSSNPFIKTTKKIAFISSCLSLAFLLLSCDSNQSESIPTPKPTFKLPSSIGIVGDTSNVNVSSSFGTVLMGGSTDVDAAMKWMINKSKGGDVIVLRATGSTGYNQYLYDLVKADGKSQVNSVETLLINSAELANNPKVAERIKQAEMVFIAGGDQFNYISYWKNTLVEDALNYLITTKKIPIGGTSAGCAIMGDAVYTAEKGSVTSAEALANPYNANMTIQRDFVNNPYLKNTITDTHYNNPDRKGRHFTFLARLLKDFSITTPKGIGVEEETAVCIDENGKAIVFGNGTAYFLNAKEGAPENCSSATPLNWVINKKAVQVYTISGNNTSGNGSFDLTNWSTVSGGTYKNMYCTNGVLTIE, from the coding sequence ATGTCTTCAAATCCATTCATTAAAACCACAAAAAAAATTGCATTTATTTCATCTTGTTTAAGTTTAGCCTTCTTGCTGCTTTCCTGTGACAGTAATCAAAGCGAATCAATTCCTACTCCAAAACCTACATTCAAATTACCATCATCTATAGGTATAGTAGGAGACACCAGTAATGTAAATGTATCATCAAGTTTTGGAACGGTTTTAATGGGTGGATCAACTGATGTTGATGCCGCTATGAAATGGATGATCAACAAAAGTAAAGGAGGCGATGTCATAGTATTAAGAGCAACAGGTAGCACTGGATATAATCAATATCTATATGACTTGGTAAAAGCAGATGGTAAAAGTCAAGTCAACTCGGTTGAAACCTTATTAATAAATAGTGCAGAATTAGCCAACAACCCAAAAGTTGCAGAAAGAATTAAACAAGCCGAAATGGTTTTTATAGCTGGTGGTGACCAATTCAATTACATCAGTTATTGGAAAAACACTTTAGTAGAAGACGCATTGAATTATTTGATAACGACAAAAAAAATTCCCATTGGTGGAACGAGCGCCGGTTGTGCCATTATGGGCGATGCTGTATATACCGCAGAAAAGGGTTCTGTAACCTCTGCTGAAGCACTTGCAAATCCATATAACGCAAACATGACAATACAAAGGGATTTTGTAAACAATCCGTATTTGAAAAACACCATTACCGATACACATTACAACAATCCAGACCGAAAAGGCAGACACTTTACTTTTCTGGCTCGTTTACTAAAAGATTTTTCAATTACAACTCCAAAAGGAATTGGCGTTGAAGAAGAAACAGCTGTTTGCATAGATGAAAATGGTAAAGCAATCGTATTTGGAAACGGAACCGCTTACTTTTTAAATGCAAAAGAAGGCGCTCCTGAAAACTGCTCCTCTGCAACTCCTTTAAATTGGGTTATAAACAAAAAAGCCGTTCAAGTATATACCATTTCAGGAAATAATACTTCAGGCAATGGCAGTTTTGATCTTACTAATTGGTCAACTGTTTCAGGTGGAACTTATAAAAATATGTATTGTACAAATGGAGTACTTACTATTGAATAA
- a CDS encoding Lrp/AsnC family transcriptional regulator, with amino-acid sequence MDILDEFDISIIKELEKDGRMAFSAIANNLKISNTMVHQRINRLIEQEIITGIKPVLNEKKIGYDWGSFTGITLNKDQDSNKVIEALKNIPEVTECYFITGSFTLYIKLIAKDHEHMRKLLYEKIDNIPGIAKTDSIIELGCAFKRNVTL; translated from the coding sequence ATGGACATATTAGATGAATTTGACATCAGCATTATTAAAGAGTTAGAGAAAGATGGTAGAATGGCCTTTTCGGCAATTGCAAACAATCTTAAAATATCGAATACAATGGTGCATCAACGCATCAATAGATTAATAGAACAAGAAATCATTACAGGTATAAAACCAGTATTGAACGAAAAAAAAATTGGTTATGATTGGGGTTCTTTTACAGGAATTACTTTAAACAAAGACCAAGACTCTAATAAAGTCATTGAAGCTTTAAAAAACATACCCGAAGTAACCGAATGTTATTTCATTACCGGATCTTTTACACTATACATTAAATTGATAGCCAAAGATCATGAGCATATGAGAAAATTACTTTATGAAAAAATAGACAATATACCAGGCATTGCCAAAACCGATTCTATCATCGAGCTAGGTTGTGCTTTTAAGCGAAACGTAACTTTATAA
- the rocD gene encoding ornithine--oxo-acid transaminase, with product MIHATQELSSKSEVLIEKENKYGAHNYHPLPVVLERGEGVYVWDVDGKKYFDFLSAYSAVNQGHCHPKIVGAMIEQAQRLTLTSRAFHNDQLGVYEEYVTNYFGFDKVLPMNTGAEAVETALKLCRKWAYEVKGIAENQAQIIVCENNFHGRTTTIISFSNDEGARKSFGPFTEGFIKIPYDDTEALENVLKSSKNIAGFLVEPIQGEAGVYVPSEGYLAKAKALCEAHNVLFIADEVQTGIARTGKLLAVHHENVQPDILILGKAISGGVYPVSAVLANNGIMNVIKPGQHGSTFGGNPIAAAVAIAALEVVREENLSENAEKLGILLRKGLNEIAERNPLIALVRGKGLLNAIVINSGEDSDLAWDICLRFRDYGLLAKPTHGNKIRFAPPLVITEAQIQECLVIIEKALNDFR from the coding sequence ATGATACATGCAACACAAGAACTTTCTTCAAAATCGGAAGTTTTAATTGAAAAAGAAAATAAATATGGTGCTCATAATTACCATCCACTACCGGTTGTTTTGGAGAGAGGTGAAGGTGTTTATGTGTGGGATGTTGATGGGAAAAAATATTTTGATTTCTTATCTGCTTATTCAGCGGTGAACCAAGGACACTGTCATCCAAAAATTGTTGGGGCAATGATCGAACAAGCGCAGCGATTGACTTTGACTTCACGTGCATTTCATAATGACCAATTAGGGGTTTATGAGGAATATGTAACCAATTATTTTGGGTTTGATAAAGTGTTGCCTATGAATACCGGTGCTGAAGCTGTAGAAACGGCTTTGAAATTATGTAGAAAATGGGCTTATGAAGTAAAAGGAATTGCTGAAAATCAAGCGCAAATTATTGTATGCGAAAATAATTTCCACGGAAGAACAACAACTATTATTTCTTTTTCAAATGATGAAGGAGCAAGAAAAAGCTTTGGTCCTTTCACGGAAGGATTTATAAAAATACCATACGATGACACTGAAGCTTTGGAGAATGTTTTGAAATCTTCTAAGAATATTGCAGGTTTTTTGGTAGAACCAATTCAGGGGGAAGCTGGAGTTTATGTTCCTAGCGAAGGTTATTTGGCGAAAGCCAAGGCACTTTGCGAAGCACATAATGTATTGTTTATAGCTGATGAAGTTCAAACCGGTATTGCCAGAACAGGTAAATTATTGGCAGTTCACCATGAAAATGTACAACCTGATATCTTGATTTTGGGGAAAGCCATTTCGGGAGGAGTTTATCCAGTATCTGCAGTTTTGGCCAATAATGGAATCATGAATGTTATCAAACCAGGTCAACACGGTTCTACTTTTGGGGGAAACCCAATTGCAGCTGCTGTTGCAATTGCAGCTCTTGAGGTAGTGCGTGAAGAAAATTTATCTGAAAATGCAGAAAAATTAGGAATCCTTTTGAGAAAAGGTCTTAATGAAATTGCTGAACGTAATCCATTAATCGCTTTGGTTAGAGGGAAAGGTTTGTTGAATGCCATTGTAATCAATAGTGGAGAAGATTCAGATTTGGCTTGGGATATCTGTCTTCGTTTTAGAGATTACGGATTATTGGCTAAACCTACTCATGGAAATAAAATTCGTTTCGCACCACCATTGGTTATTACGGAAGCTCAAATTCAAGAATGTCTTGTCATTATTGAAAAGGCTTTAAATGATTTTAGATAA